A region of Reichenbachiella carrageenanivorans DNA encodes the following proteins:
- the glmM gene encoding phosphoglucosamine mutase, with product MTLIKSISGIRGTIGGKPEENLTPIDTVKFAAAYGQWVCKASPNNKKIVIGRDARISGEMISQLIAQTLVGMGIEVIDIGLTTTPTVEVAVPKENAGGGIIITASHNPKQWNALKLLNQWGEFLSGAEGEQIIALAEANQFDFADVMDLGKITKSDRHIASHIDDILALPLVDADLIRKSNLRVAIDAVNSTGGISIPPLLEALGVTTVEQLYCEPTGHFPHNPEPLPEHLTDLCDLIKKGQYDVGFVVDPDVDRLAIIDEKGHFIGEEYTLILVADYVLQETPGDVVSNMSSSAGLAQVAEKHGQTRHDSAVGEVNVVAKMKAVNAVIGGEGNGGIIYPELHYGRDSLVGIALFLTYLAKCKSTVSQLRADAPASFIAKNKITLTPKIDVDTLLSKLQKDFADQPINTEDGLKVYYGNEWIHIRKSNTEPIIRIYSESENESKAIALFDLASSYIQKHLS from the coding sequence ATGACTTTAATCAAATCTATCTCTGGCATCAGAGGCACCATTGGCGGCAAGCCAGAAGAAAACCTAACTCCTATAGACACTGTGAAGTTTGCGGCAGCGTACGGCCAGTGGGTCTGCAAGGCGTCTCCCAACAACAAAAAAATAGTGATCGGACGAGATGCCCGAATTTCAGGAGAGATGATCAGCCAGCTGATCGCCCAAACACTCGTAGGCATGGGAATAGAAGTCATTGATATCGGTCTCACTACCACCCCCACTGTAGAAGTAGCAGTACCCAAAGAAAATGCTGGCGGTGGTATCATCATCACCGCCAGTCACAACCCCAAACAATGGAATGCCCTCAAACTCCTAAACCAATGGGGAGAATTTCTCTCAGGCGCAGAAGGAGAACAGATCATCGCCTTGGCTGAAGCCAATCAGTTCGACTTTGCCGATGTGATGGACCTGGGCAAAATCACTAAATCGGATCGACACATCGCATCGCATATAGACGATATCCTGGCACTACCCCTCGTAGATGCCGACCTGATCCGAAAAAGCAACCTTCGCGTAGCCATAGACGCAGTCAACTCTACTGGCGGAATATCTATTCCTCCACTACTAGAAGCACTGGGCGTGACTACCGTAGAGCAGCTCTACTGTGAGCCTACAGGCCACTTTCCTCACAACCCAGAGCCATTGCCTGAGCACCTGACAGATCTTTGCGATTTGATCAAAAAGGGGCAGTATGACGTAGGATTTGTGGTGGATCCAGACGTAGATCGCCTGGCAATCATCGATGAGAAAGGCCATTTTATAGGAGAAGAATATACGCTTATACTTGTGGCCGATTACGTACTGCAGGAGACTCCTGGCGATGTAGTATCCAACATGTCGTCCTCGGCTGGACTGGCACAAGTAGCCGAAAAACATGGACAAACACGGCACGATTCTGCTGTAGGCGAAGTGAACGTAGTTGCCAAAATGAAAGCCGTAAATGCCGTAATCGGAGGCGAAGGCAATGGCGGTATCATCTATCCCGAATTACATTATGGTCGCGACTCACTGGTAGGCATTGCCCTGTTTTTGACCTATCTAGCTAAATGCAAAAGCACCGTCTCGCAGCTCCGCGCAGATGCTCCTGCTTCATTTATCGCAAAGAATAAAATCACACTGACACCTAAAATAGATGTAGATACTCTACTCTCCAAACTACAGAAAGATTTTGCAGACCAACCGATCAACACGGAGGATGGACTCAAAGTTTACTATGGCAATGAGTGGATTCACATACGAAAATCCAACACAGAACCGATCATCCGTATCTATAGTGAGTCGGAAAATGAAAGCAAAGCCATTGCTTTGTTTGATCTAGCTTCCTCATACATTCAGAAACATTTATCATAA
- the nagB gene encoding glucosamine-6-phosphate deaminase, translating to MISEKVDYGKGSVERLPVSVFKSNQIGSIAVAEQIARIIRSKAAKGQQAVLGLATGSSPIKVYDELIRMHREEDLSFEHVVTFNLDEYYPMSNRSTKGYNYFMHEQLFNHVDIKPENIHIPNGEISIQEVHDYCADYERKIDEAGGLDVQLLGIGRTGHIGFNEPGSHLESRTRLVKLASLTIQDAVNDFGREELVPSRAITMGVHSVFKAKKIIMLAWGEKKAPIVKEAVEGEVNEKVPATFLQKHPDVEVVLDEHAALHLSRVKTPWVSSVCDWDARLTKSAVIWLSRKLNKPILKLTDEDYRLNDLNDLLALYTDSQALNVEIFNALQRTITGWPGGKPGVDDKNRPERAEPQRKRSIVFSPHPDDDVISMGGTFLKLAEQGHDVHVAYQTSGNIAVFDDDARRFMEFYKDLNHVLSEDTKAADQHFDEVVAGLANKENEYTDLPLVRTIKGLIRKGEAAAGARFVGLADDHMHFLNMPFYETGKVDKKGLGEEDIDIIVQLLREVKPHQVFAAGDLRDPHGTHKVCLDAILAALAIVKKDDWAKDCYLWLYRGAWQEWDIEEIEMAVPLSPVDLMKKRKAIFKHQSQKDSPVFPGDDKREFWQRSEDRNRETARGYDQLGLTEYEAMEAFVRYEF from the coding sequence ATGATATCTGAAAAAGTAGATTATGGAAAAGGGAGTGTTGAAAGACTGCCTGTTAGTGTATTTAAATCCAATCAGATTGGGAGTATAGCTGTAGCGGAGCAGATCGCCCGAATTATTCGTAGCAAAGCAGCCAAAGGCCAGCAGGCTGTTTTGGGGCTGGCTACTGGATCTAGCCCGATCAAAGTGTATGATGAGCTGATACGAATGCACCGCGAAGAGGACCTTTCTTTTGAGCATGTAGTTACATTCAACTTAGATGAATATTATCCCATGAGCAATCGCTCGACCAAGGGGTATAATTATTTTATGCACGAGCAATTGTTTAATCATGTAGATATCAAACCAGAGAATATACACATTCCTAATGGTGAAATTTCGATACAAGAAGTGCATGACTATTGTGCCGACTATGAACGAAAAATAGACGAAGCGGGAGGTTTGGATGTGCAATTGTTGGGTATCGGGCGTACAGGTCATATCGGGTTCAATGAGCCAGGGTCACATTTGGAGTCTCGTACTCGTCTGGTCAAGTTGGCTTCGCTTACTATACAAGATGCCGTCAATGATTTTGGGCGAGAAGAGCTTGTGCCCAGTCGTGCCATTACCATGGGAGTTCATAGCGTGTTTAAAGCCAAAAAAATTATAATGCTCGCTTGGGGTGAGAAAAAAGCACCAATCGTAAAAGAAGCTGTAGAAGGCGAAGTGAATGAAAAAGTGCCTGCTACTTTCTTGCAAAAGCATCCAGATGTAGAGGTGGTCCTCGATGAGCATGCCGCTTTACATTTGTCGAGAGTCAAGACCCCTTGGGTTTCTTCTGTATGTGATTGGGACGCTCGACTTACCAAGTCTGCCGTGATTTGGTTGAGCAGAAAACTCAACAAGCCTATTCTAAAATTGACAGACGAAGACTATCGACTCAATGATCTCAATGATTTGCTGGCACTCTATACCGACAGTCAGGCTCTCAATGTCGAGATTTTCAACGCCTTGCAACGTACCATCACAGGTTGGCCGGGAGGTAAGCCAGGTGTAGACGATAAAAACAGGCCTGAACGAGCAGAGCCACAGCGTAAGCGTTCGATTGTATTTAGTCCTCACCCAGACGACGATGTGATCTCTATGGGAGGGACATTTCTCAAACTGGCTGAGCAAGGGCATGACGTGCATGTTGCTTATCAGACCTCTGGCAACATCGCTGTATTCGATGACGATGCTCGCCGATTTATGGAATTTTATAAGGACTTAAATCATGTATTGTCAGAAGACACCAAGGCCGCAGATCAGCATTTTGATGAGGTAGTCGCAGGGCTAGCCAACAAAGAAAATGAATACACAGATTTGCCGCTAGTCCGTACCATCAAAGGACTTATTCGCAAAGGAGAAGCTGCGGCAGGTGCTCGATTTGTAGGCTTGGCAGATGATCATATGCATTTTCTCAATATGCCTTTTTATGAAACAGGAAAAGTGGATAAAAAAGGGCTCGGAGAGGAAGATATCGACATCATCGTGCAGTTGCTCAGAGAGGTAAAACCTCATCAGGTATTTGCTGCAGGAGATTTGAGAGACCCGCACGGGACGCACAAAGTTTGTCTGGATGCGATATTGGCGGCATTGGCCATTGTAAAAAAAGACGATTGGGCCAAGGACTGTTACCTATGGCTCTACCGTGGGGCATGGCAAGAGTGGGATATAGAAGAGATAGAAATGGCCGTGCCGCTCAGTCCAGTAGACTTGATGAAAAAACGAAAGGCCATTTTCAAACATCAATCTCAAAAAGATTCTCCAGTTTTCCCAGGTGACGACAAGCGGGAGTTTTGGCAGCGATCAGAAGATAGAAATAGGGAAACTGCCCGAGGGTATGATCAATTGGGCTTGACCGAATACGAAGCCATGGAGGCCTTTGTTCGATACGAATTCTAA
- a CDS encoding LacI family DNA-binding transcriptional regulator, with protein sequence MKKERLTTKDIAKLADVSRGTVDRVLHGRGKVSDKAREKVMKVLEEQDYKPNKLAKALQANKITVMAFLIPSPELDEYWQFAQQGLEQAVDAMDLFSIEVASYYFDPKDKEDFINQSQALLDAHPDGVIFAPFFYQESIAFLTQCKEQDIPCVTFNTQLKECAQPFIGQDLFQSGQVAASLIKKSTATKGDILIVHFDESVSNALHMQKKEAGFFDFYSKPENAGYKLTTVNIQKDDASELFSYFDEVFQTQKGIVAVYVTNSKCYKVAQYLANNDIDCLLIGYDLIQENRTYLTKSTIDYLIYQNPKMQVSLAAKNLADHLILNKEMPAITFLPLDIIIKENLDTIK encoded by the coding sequence ATGAAAAAAGAAAGACTCACTACCAAAGACATCGCCAAGTTGGCCGATGTATCGCGTGGCACTGTAGATCGGGTATTGCATGGGCGTGGCAAGGTCTCGGACAAAGCCCGAGAGAAGGTGATGAAGGTATTGGAAGAGCAAGACTATAAACCAAATAAGCTTGCTAAGGCTTTACAAGCCAATAAAATAACTGTCATGGCTTTTTTAATTCCATCGCCCGAACTTGATGAATATTGGCAGTTTGCTCAGCAAGGTCTGGAGCAAGCAGTAGACGCCATGGACTTATTTAGCATCGAGGTAGCCAGCTATTACTTCGACCCCAAGGACAAGGAGGATTTTATCAATCAAAGCCAGGCACTACTCGATGCCCATCCTGATGGCGTGATCTTCGCTCCATTTTTCTATCAAGAGTCTATTGCATTCCTTACGCAATGCAAAGAACAAGACATTCCATGTGTGACTTTCAACACGCAACTCAAAGAATGTGCACAGCCGTTTATCGGGCAAGATCTATTTCAAAGCGGACAGGTAGCAGCCAGTCTAATAAAAAAATCGACCGCTACAAAAGGAGACATCCTGATCGTACACTTCGATGAAAGTGTATCTAATGCACTGCATATGCAAAAGAAAGAAGCTGGGTTTTTCGATTTTTACAGCAAACCCGAAAACGCAGGCTACAAACTCACTACAGTCAATATTCAGAAAGACGATGCCTCTGAGCTATTCTCTTACTTTGATGAAGTCTTTCAAACACAGAAAGGAATCGTAGCGGTCTATGTGACCAACTCCAAGTGCTACAAAGTGGCACAGTACCTAGCCAACAACGACATTGATTGCTTACTGATTGGGTATGATCTGATACAGGAAAATAGAACATATCTGACCAAAAGCACAATCGACTACCTGATTTATCAAAATCCAAAAATGCAGGTGAGCCTAGCAGCAAAAAACCTAGCCGATCACCTCATTCTAAACAAAGAGATGCCAGCCATCACTTTTTTACCCTTAGATATTATCATAAAAGAAAACCTAGATACCATAAAATAA
- a CDS encoding nucleotidyltransferase family protein, protein MKKENKPVLVVLAAGLGSRYGSLKQMDHFGPSGETIVDYAIYDAIAAGFDKIVFVIRKNFEEEFKEIFGPKMEGRIKVAYVYQELENLPAGLDVPAGREKPWGTGHAVMMAASEVDQPFAIVNADDFYGRTSFDKIIDQLKAMDNSKLDACLVGFVLKNTLSDHGRVSRGVCKVNDAGCLDTITERTHIYKKTEGGAYYEEQGQRTDLTGEECVSMNLMGFTSKVFDDMEDAFVDFYHVQVGDLKAEFFIPTVLDNVRKSQIPVTVLTSTEQWFGVTYKEDKPIAQANLKALVQKGVYPNNLWATTGEELEKN, encoded by the coding sequence ATGAAGAAGGAAAATAAACCTGTATTGGTCGTGTTGGCTGCTGGCCTAGGAAGTAGATATGGTAGCCTCAAGCAAATGGATCATTTTGGTCCATCAGGGGAGACTATTGTAGATTATGCGATATATGATGCGATAGCCGCGGGGTTCGACAAGATCGTTTTTGTGATAAGAAAAAATTTCGAAGAAGAATTCAAAGAAATATTTGGACCCAAGATGGAAGGGCGAATCAAAGTAGCCTATGTCTATCAGGAGCTAGAAAACTTGCCAGCAGGACTGGATGTGCCAGCTGGGAGAGAAAAACCATGGGGTACTGGGCATGCTGTGATGATGGCCGCTTCAGAGGTAGATCAGCCTTTTGCGATTGTGAATGCAGATGATTTTTATGGACGTACGTCTTTTGATAAGATTATTGACCAATTGAAAGCCATGGACAATAGTAAGTTGGATGCTTGCTTAGTTGGGTTTGTACTGAAAAATACGCTTTCAGATCATGGGCGTGTGTCCCGAGGGGTTTGCAAAGTGAATGATGCAGGGTGTTTGGATACCATTACCGAAAGGACACATATTTACAAGAAAACAGAAGGTGGAGCTTATTATGAGGAACAGGGGCAGCGCACAGATTTGACAGGAGAGGAATGCGTGTCTATGAATTTGATGGGCTTTACTTCCAAAGTGTTTGATGATATGGAAGACGCTTTTGTGGACTTTTATCATGTACAAGTTGGAGACCTAAAGGCTGAGTTTTTCATTCCCACGGTGTTGGACAATGTGAGAAAATCTCAAATTCCTGTTACCGTACTGACGAGTACTGAGCAGTGGTTTGGAGTGACTTACAAAGAAGATAAACCGATCGCGCAAGCCAATTTGAAGGCATTGGTACAGAAAGGAGTTTACCCAAACAACTTGTGGGCAACTACAGGGGAGGAATTAGAAAAGAACTAA
- a CDS encoding phosphotransferase enzyme family protein has translation MKEIISQFFGDKKFSKAIPFGSGHINDTYRIVGVEGVQEDFLLQRINHHVFQDVPLLMGNMVAVTDHLNRKIVTSAELSSTTQTIDIIPAINGQSFIEDGSGDFWRVMVFLKGYESYDLVETPEQAYYGARAFGQFMMMLDDFDASTLGDVIPDFHNIISRLTAFQSAVSQDVAGRVARCQDEIKYVLSLADQMCGIEKLKQSGAIRQRVTHNDTKFNNVLLSADHQRSCVIDLDTVMPGVVHYDFGDGVRTSTGTAAEDELNLDKIQFDMEKFEAFAHGYLEMTREVLQPIELAHLALSGPLLAYIMGVRFLTDYLSGDHYYKIAYEQHNYDRARNQLTFTKRMMERLPDMAAILA, from the coding sequence ATGAAAGAGATCATATCGCAGTTTTTTGGTGACAAAAAATTTAGTAAGGCCATTCCATTTGGTTCGGGACATATCAACGATACCTATAGAATAGTGGGAGTAGAAGGGGTGCAAGAGGATTTTTTGCTGCAGCGGATCAATCATCATGTTTTTCAGGACGTCCCCTTGCTTATGGGCAACATGGTGGCTGTCACGGATCACCTCAACAGAAAGATCGTAACTTCAGCTGAGTTGTCAAGTACTACACAGACGATTGATATTATACCTGCGATCAACGGGCAAAGCTTTATTGAGGATGGTTCTGGGGATTTTTGGAGAGTGATGGTTTTCCTCAAAGGGTATGAGTCTTACGATCTAGTTGAAACACCCGAACAGGCTTATTATGGTGCTCGTGCTTTTGGGCAGTTCATGATGATGCTGGATGATTTCGATGCGAGTACATTGGGAGATGTGATTCCTGATTTTCACAATATCATCAGTCGATTGACTGCTTTTCAATCGGCTGTATCTCAAGATGTTGCTGGTCGGGTAGCCAGATGCCAAGATGAGATCAAGTATGTGCTTTCATTGGCAGATCAAATGTGTGGCATCGAAAAGCTGAAACAATCGGGTGCTATTAGGCAAAGAGTCACTCACAACGACACCAAGTTCAACAATGTACTGTTGTCTGCCGACCACCAGCGCAGCTGTGTGATCGATCTGGATACTGTGATGCCCGGAGTGGTGCATTATGATTTTGGCGATGGGGTACGTACGAGTACAGGCACCGCAGCAGAAGATGAGCTTAATTTGGATAAAATACAGTTCGATATGGAGAAGTTTGAGGCCTTCGCTCATGGTTATTTAGAAATGACCCGAGAGGTGTTGCAGCCAATTGAGCTCGCCCATTTGGCCTTGTCAGGTCCCTTGCTCGCATATATTATGGGGGTACGTTTTCTTACGGATTACCTCAGTGGAGATCATTATTACAAAATCGCCTACGAGCAGCATAACTATGATCGAGCCCGAAACCAGCTGACATTTACTAAAAGAATGATGGAACGCCTCCCAGACATGGCTGCTATTCTAGCATAG
- a CDS encoding LacI family DNA-binding transcriptional regulator — MKKKVTIHDLAKMLNIDSSTVSRALANSPRVKQKTRDLIQAKAKELGYSRNVVASNLRSKRTLTIGVVVPYISRYFFSTVIAGIEEHATENGYQVIICQSHDQIEREQQMIQTLLSYQVDGLLVSISMETENTDHLKHVLNQEVPLVLFDRKCNGLSLPTIHIDDFQMGYEATKHLIDQGCRRIVHFTGSDQISIYHDRKQGYCQALKDHGLVVSEELILTSALKEADGKLLAQQVLDMPLRPDGIFCANDLTAISAMQLLIEKGVKIPEDIAFVGFSNEPLGNYLSPALTSVNQNPKEIGKVAMQTLLGELSTKPSPDTDRLVPAHLVVRASSLKKG; from the coding sequence ATGAAAAAAAAAGTAACCATCCATGACTTAGCCAAAATGCTGAACATTGACAGTTCTACGGTGTCTAGAGCATTGGCTAATAGCCCACGTGTAAAACAAAAAACACGTGACCTCATTCAGGCGAAAGCCAAAGAACTGGGCTATTCTAGAAATGTGGTGGCTTCTAATTTGCGCTCCAAGCGCACACTAACCATTGGGGTGGTAGTTCCTTATATTTCTCGGTATTTTTTCTCTACTGTGATAGCAGGAATAGAAGAGCACGCGACTGAAAACGGCTATCAAGTCATTATTTGTCAGTCGCACGACCAGATCGAGCGCGAGCAGCAGATGATACAAACGCTACTCTCATATCAGGTAGATGGGCTGCTGGTATCTATTTCTATGGAAACCGAAAACACGGATCACCTCAAGCATGTATTGAATCAGGAAGTACCACTTGTGCTTTTTGACAGAAAATGCAATGGGCTGAGCTTGCCAACCATCCATATTGATGATTTTCAGATGGGCTATGAAGCCACCAAACATCTGATCGATCAAGGATGCAGACGCATTGTACATTTTACTGGATCGGACCAAATCAGCATCTACCACGATCGAAAACAAGGCTATTGTCAAGCCCTAAAAGACCACGGCCTTGTGGTGTCTGAAGAGCTAATACTGACCAGTGCACTGAAAGAAGCAGATGGCAAACTACTCGCTCAGCAGGTCTTGGATATGCCCCTGCGACCAGATGGTATCTTTTGTGCCAATGACCTCACGGCTATTTCTGCTATGCAGTTGCTCATAGAAAAGGGTGTGAAGATACCTGAGGACATCGCCTTCGTGGGCTTTAGCAACGAGCCGCTGGGCAACTACCTTAGCCCTGCCCTCACCTCTGTCAATCAAAACCCAAAAGAAATAGGAAAAGTAGCAATGCAAACCCTACTGGGCGAATTGTCGACTAAGCCGTCGCCCGACACAGACCGCTTGGTGCCAGCTCATCTGGTAGTGAGAGCTTCGTCTCTTAAAAAAGGGTGA